The proteins below are encoded in one region of Pongo pygmaeus isolate AG05252 chromosome 20, NHGRI_mPonPyg2-v2.0_pri, whole genome shotgun sequence:
- the RFX1 gene encoding MHC class II regulatory factor RFX1 isoform X1: MATQAYTELQAAPPPSQPPQAPPQAQPQPPPPPPPAAPQPPQPPTAAATPQPQYVTELQSPQPQAQPPGGQKQYVTELPAVPAPSQPTGAPTPSPAPQQYIVVTVSEGAMRASETVSEASPGSTASQTGVPTQVVQQVQGTQQRLLVQTSVQAKPGHVSPLQLTNIQVPQQALPTQRLVVQSAAPGSKGGQVSLTVHGTQQVHSPPEQSPVQTNNSSNKTAGAPTGTVPQQLQVHGVQQSVPVTQERSVVQATPQAPKPGPVQPLTVQGLQPVHVAQESSGSQFPARKAEQRDPRPTPPPEPPPRPPACSGEAPQLGSPEPPSPHYEPGAEQWVELVGVLPPHLLLPQQKVVFEPLPRLPARASPDQRVRIQRIPQVLVFGTAATALKVQQLQQVPVPHVYSSQVQYVEGGDASYTASAIRSSTYSYPETPLYTQTASTSYYEAAGTAAQVSTPATSQAVASSGSMPMYVSGSQVVASSTSTGAGASNSSGGGGSGGGGGGGGGGGGGGGSGSTGGGGSGAGTYVIQGGYMLGSASQSYSHTTRASPATVQWLLDNYETAEGVSLPRSTLYCHYLLHCQEQKLEPVNAASFGKLIRSVFMGLRTRRLGTRGNSKYHYYGLRIKASSPLLRLMEDQQHMAMRGQPFSQKQRLKPIQKMEGMTNGVAVGQQPSTGLSDISAQVQQYQQFLDASRSLPDFTELDLQGKVLPEGVGPGDIKAFQVLYREHCEAIVDVMVNLQFTLVETLWKTFWRHNLSQPSEAPPLAVHDEAEKRLPKAILVLLSKFEPVLQWTKHCDNVLYQGLVEILIPDVLRPIPSALTQAIRNFAKSLESWLTHAMVNIPEEMLRVKVAAAGAFAQTLRRYTSLNHLAQAARAVLQNTAQINQMLSDLNRVDFANVQEQASWVCRCEDRVVQRLEQDFKVTLQQQNSLEQWAAWLDGVVSQVLKPYQGSAGFPKAAKLFLLKWSFYSSMVIRDLTLRSAASFGSFHLIRLLYDEYMYYLIEHRVAQAKGETPIAVMGEFANLATSLNPLDPDKDEEEEEEEESEDELPQDISLAAGGESPALGPETLEPPAKLARTDARGLFVQALPSS; encoded by the exons AAGGTGCCATGCGGGCCAGCGAGACGGTGTCGGAGGCCAGCCCCGGCTCCACCGCCAGCCAGACCGGCGTTCCTACTCAGGTGGTTCAGCAGGTGCAGGGCACCCAGCAG CGGCTGCTGGTCCAGACGAGCGTGCAGGCCAAGCCAGGCCACGTGTCGCCCCTCCAGCTGACCAACATCCAAGTGCCCCAGCAG GCTCTTCCCACGCAGCGTCTGGTGGTGCAGAGCGCAGCCCCAGGCAGCAAAGGTGGCCAGGTCTCCCTGACGGTCCATGGTACCCAGCAGGTGCACTCGCCCCCAGAG CAGTCGCCAGTGCAGACCAACAACTCTTCCAACAAGACGGCCGGGGCCCCCACGGGCACTGTGCCACAGCAGCTGCAGGTCCACGGCGTCCAGCAGAGTGTCCCCGTCACCCAAGAG AGATCTGTGGTCCAGGCCACTCCACAAGCGCCCAAACCCGGCCCGGTGCAGCCGCTGACCGTGCAGGGCCTCCAGCCAGTCCACGTGGCTCAAGAG AGCTCAGGCAGTCAGTTTCCCGCTAGGAAGGCAGAGCAGCGAGATCCCCGGCCCACGCCGCCGCCGGAGCCGCCGCCCCGGCCGCCCGCGTGCAGCGGCGAGGCCCCGCAGCTAGGCAGCCCCGAGCCGCCGTCGCCCCATTACGAGCCGGGCGCCGAGCAGTGGGTGGAGCTGGTGGGCGTGCTGCCCCCACACCTGCTCCTGCCGCAGCAGAAAGTGGTCTTCGAGCCACTGCCCCGGCTCCCGGCCCGAGCCAGCCCCGACCAGAGGGTCAGGATCCAGAGAATCCCCCAGGTGCTAGTGTTCGGCACGGCCGCCACGGCCCTCAAA GTGCAGCAGCTCCAGCAGGTGCCCGTCCCACACGTGTACTCCAGCCAGGTGCAGTATGTGGAGGGCGGCGATGCCAGCTACACAGCCAGTGCCAT CCGTTCCAGCACCTACTCCTACCCCGAGACGCCGCTGTACACGCAGACGGCAAGCACCAGCTACTATGAGGCCGCAGGCACGGCCGCCCAGGTCAGCACCCCCGCCACCTCCCAGGCGGTGGCCAGCAGTGGCTCCATGCCCATGTACGTGTCCGGCAGCCAGGTCGTCGCCAGCTCCACCAgcactggggctggggccagcaACAGCAGCggaggtggtggcagtggtggtggcggcggcggcggcgggggagGAGGTGGCGGGGGTGGCAGTGGCAGCACCGGAGGCGGCGGCAGCGGAGCAGGCACCTACGTGATCCAAGGCGGCTACATGCTGGGCAGTGCCAGCCAGTCTTACTCTCACACCACCCGTGCCTCACCAGCCACG GTCCAGTGGCTCCTGGACAACTATGAGACGGCTGAGGGTGTGAGTCTGCCACGGAGCACCCTCTACTGCCACTACCTGCTGCACTGCCAGGAACAGAAGCTGGAGCCTGTCAACGCCGCCTCCTTCGGCAAGCTCATCCGCTCCGTCTTCATGGGCCTGCGAACCCGCCGTCTGGGCACCAG ggGCAACTCCAAGTATCACTACTACGGCCTGCGCATCAAGGCCAGCTCACCCCTGCTGCGGCTGATGGAGGACCAGCAGCACATGGCCATGCGGGGCCAGCCCTTCTCGCAGAAGCAGAG GCTCAAGCCCATTCAGAAGATGGAAGGCATGACCAACGGCGTGGCGGTGGGGCAGCAGCCGAGCACGGGGCTGTCGGACATCAGCGCCCAGGTGCAGCAGTACCAGCAGTTTTTGG ATGCCTCTCGGAGCCTCCCTGACTTCACAGAGCTCGACCTCCAGGGCAAGGTGCTGCCTGAGGGCGTTGGGCCCGGGGACATCAAAGCCTTCCAGGTCCTGTACCGGGAACACTGTGAG GCCATTGTCGACGTCATGGTGAACCTGCAGTTCACCCTGGTGGAGACTCTGTGGAAGACCTTCTGGAGGCACAACCTCAGCCAGCCCAGCGAGGCACCGCCGCTGGCCGT GCATGACGAGGCCGAGAAGCGACTGCCCAAAGCCATCCTGGTGCTCCTCTCCAAGTTCGAGCCCGTGCTCCAATGGACCAAGCACTGTGACAACGTGCTGTACCAGGGCCTGGTGGAAATCCTCATTCCTGACGTGCTGCGGCCCATCCCCA GTGCCTTGACCCAAGCGATCCGGAACTTTGCCAAGAGCCTGGAGAGCTGGCTCACCCATGCCATGGTCAACATCCCCGAGGAGATGCTGCGGGTGAAG GTGGCCGCGGCCGGCGCCTTCGCACAGACACTGCGGCGCTACACATCGCTCAACCACCTGGCGCAGGCGGCGCGCGCTGTGCTGCAGAACACTGCACAGATCAACCAGATGCTGAGCGACCTCAACCGCGTGGACTTCGCCAACGTGCAG GAGCAGGCCTCGTGGGTGTGCCGCTGCGAGGACCGCGTGGTGCAGCGGCTGGAGCAGGACTTCAAGGTGACGCTGCAGCAGCAGAACTCGCTGGAGCAGTGGGCGGCCTGGCTGGACGGCGTGGTGAGCCAGGTGCTCAAGCCCTACCAGGGCAGCGCCGGCTTCCCCAAGGCCGCCAAGCTCTTCCTCCTCAAGTGGTCCTTCTACAG CTCCATGGTGATCCGGGACCTGACCCTGCGCAGCGCCGCCAGCTTCGGTTCCTTCCACCTCATCCGGCTGCTCTACGACGAGTACATGTACTACCTGATAGAGCACCGCGTAGCCCAGGCTAAGGGCGAGACCCCCATCGCCGTCATGGGCGAG tTCGCCAATCTGGCCACCTCTCTGAACCCCCTGGACCCCGACAAAG acgaggaggaggaagaggaggaggagagcgaGGACGAGCTGCCGCAGGACATCTCACTGGCGGCTGGCGGCGAGTCACCCGCACTGGGCCCAGAGACCCTGGAGCCGCCGGCCAAGCTGGCGCGGACTGACGCGCGCGGCCTCTTCGTGCAGGCGCTGCCCTCCAGCTAA
- the RFX1 gene encoding MHC class II regulatory factor RFX1 isoform X3 yields MRASETVSEASPGSTASQTGVPTQVVQQVQGTQQRLLVQTSVQAKPGHVSPLQLTNIQVPQQALPTQRLVVQSAAPGSKGGQVSLTVHGTQQVHSPPEQSPVQTNNSSNKTAGAPTGTVPQQLQVHGVQQSVPVTQERSVVQATPQAPKPGPVQPLTVQGLQPVHVAQESSGSQFPARKAEQRDPRPTPPPEPPPRPPACSGEAPQLGSPEPPSPHYEPGAEQWVELVGVLPPHLLLPQQKVVFEPLPRLPARASPDQRVRIQRIPQVLVFGTAATALKVQQLQQVPVPHVYSSQVQYVEGGDASYTASAIRSSTYSYPETPLYTQTASTSYYEAAGTAAQVSTPATSQAVASSGSMPMYVSGSQVVASSTSTGAGASNSSGGGGSGGGGGGGGGGGGGGGSGSTGGGGSGAGTYVIQGGYMLGSASQSYSHTTRASPATVQWLLDNYETAEGVSLPRSTLYCHYLLHCQEQKLEPVNAASFGKLIRSVFMGLRTRRLGTRGNSKYHYYGLRIKASSPLLRLMEDQQHMAMRGQPFSQKQRLKPIQKMEGMTNGVAVGQQPSTGLSDISAQVQQYQQFLDASRSLPDFTELDLQGKVLPEGVGPGDIKAFQVLYREHCEAIVDVMVNLQFTLVETLWKTFWRHNLSQPSEAPPLAVHDEAEKRLPKAILVLLSKFEPVLQWTKHCDNVLYQGLVEILIPDVLRPIPSALTQAIRNFAKSLESWLTHAMVNIPEEMLRVKVAAAGAFAQTLRRYTSLNHLAQAARAVLQNTAQINQMLSDLNRVDFANVQEQASWVCRCEDRVVQRLEQDFKVTLQQQNSLEQWAAWLDGVVSQVLKPYQGSAGFPKAAKLFLLKWSFYSSMVIRDLTLRSAASFGSFHLIRLLYDEYMYYLIEHRVAQAKGETPIAVMGEFANLATSLNPLDPDKDEEEEEEEESEDELPQDISLAAGGESPALGPETLEPPAKLARTDARGLFVQALPSS; encoded by the exons ATGCGGGCCAGCGAGACGGTGTCGGAGGCCAGCCCCGGCTCCACCGCCAGCCAGACCGGCGTTCCTACTCAGGTGGTTCAGCAGGTGCAGGGCACCCAGCAG CGGCTGCTGGTCCAGACGAGCGTGCAGGCCAAGCCAGGCCACGTGTCGCCCCTCCAGCTGACCAACATCCAAGTGCCCCAGCAG GCTCTTCCCACGCAGCGTCTGGTGGTGCAGAGCGCAGCCCCAGGCAGCAAAGGTGGCCAGGTCTCCCTGACGGTCCATGGTACCCAGCAGGTGCACTCGCCCCCAGAG CAGTCGCCAGTGCAGACCAACAACTCTTCCAACAAGACGGCCGGGGCCCCCACGGGCACTGTGCCACAGCAGCTGCAGGTCCACGGCGTCCAGCAGAGTGTCCCCGTCACCCAAGAG AGATCTGTGGTCCAGGCCACTCCACAAGCGCCCAAACCCGGCCCGGTGCAGCCGCTGACCGTGCAGGGCCTCCAGCCAGTCCACGTGGCTCAAGAG AGCTCAGGCAGTCAGTTTCCCGCTAGGAAGGCAGAGCAGCGAGATCCCCGGCCCACGCCGCCGCCGGAGCCGCCGCCCCGGCCGCCCGCGTGCAGCGGCGAGGCCCCGCAGCTAGGCAGCCCCGAGCCGCCGTCGCCCCATTACGAGCCGGGCGCCGAGCAGTGGGTGGAGCTGGTGGGCGTGCTGCCCCCACACCTGCTCCTGCCGCAGCAGAAAGTGGTCTTCGAGCCACTGCCCCGGCTCCCGGCCCGAGCCAGCCCCGACCAGAGGGTCAGGATCCAGAGAATCCCCCAGGTGCTAGTGTTCGGCACGGCCGCCACGGCCCTCAAA GTGCAGCAGCTCCAGCAGGTGCCCGTCCCACACGTGTACTCCAGCCAGGTGCAGTATGTGGAGGGCGGCGATGCCAGCTACACAGCCAGTGCCAT CCGTTCCAGCACCTACTCCTACCCCGAGACGCCGCTGTACACGCAGACGGCAAGCACCAGCTACTATGAGGCCGCAGGCACGGCCGCCCAGGTCAGCACCCCCGCCACCTCCCAGGCGGTGGCCAGCAGTGGCTCCATGCCCATGTACGTGTCCGGCAGCCAGGTCGTCGCCAGCTCCACCAgcactggggctggggccagcaACAGCAGCggaggtggtggcagtggtggtggcggcggcggcggcgggggagGAGGTGGCGGGGGTGGCAGTGGCAGCACCGGAGGCGGCGGCAGCGGAGCAGGCACCTACGTGATCCAAGGCGGCTACATGCTGGGCAGTGCCAGCCAGTCTTACTCTCACACCACCCGTGCCTCACCAGCCACG GTCCAGTGGCTCCTGGACAACTATGAGACGGCTGAGGGTGTGAGTCTGCCACGGAGCACCCTCTACTGCCACTACCTGCTGCACTGCCAGGAACAGAAGCTGGAGCCTGTCAACGCCGCCTCCTTCGGCAAGCTCATCCGCTCCGTCTTCATGGGCCTGCGAACCCGCCGTCTGGGCACCAG ggGCAACTCCAAGTATCACTACTACGGCCTGCGCATCAAGGCCAGCTCACCCCTGCTGCGGCTGATGGAGGACCAGCAGCACATGGCCATGCGGGGCCAGCCCTTCTCGCAGAAGCAGAG GCTCAAGCCCATTCAGAAGATGGAAGGCATGACCAACGGCGTGGCGGTGGGGCAGCAGCCGAGCACGGGGCTGTCGGACATCAGCGCCCAGGTGCAGCAGTACCAGCAGTTTTTGG ATGCCTCTCGGAGCCTCCCTGACTTCACAGAGCTCGACCTCCAGGGCAAGGTGCTGCCTGAGGGCGTTGGGCCCGGGGACATCAAAGCCTTCCAGGTCCTGTACCGGGAACACTGTGAG GCCATTGTCGACGTCATGGTGAACCTGCAGTTCACCCTGGTGGAGACTCTGTGGAAGACCTTCTGGAGGCACAACCTCAGCCAGCCCAGCGAGGCACCGCCGCTGGCCGT GCATGACGAGGCCGAGAAGCGACTGCCCAAAGCCATCCTGGTGCTCCTCTCCAAGTTCGAGCCCGTGCTCCAATGGACCAAGCACTGTGACAACGTGCTGTACCAGGGCCTGGTGGAAATCCTCATTCCTGACGTGCTGCGGCCCATCCCCA GTGCCTTGACCCAAGCGATCCGGAACTTTGCCAAGAGCCTGGAGAGCTGGCTCACCCATGCCATGGTCAACATCCCCGAGGAGATGCTGCGGGTGAAG GTGGCCGCGGCCGGCGCCTTCGCACAGACACTGCGGCGCTACACATCGCTCAACCACCTGGCGCAGGCGGCGCGCGCTGTGCTGCAGAACACTGCACAGATCAACCAGATGCTGAGCGACCTCAACCGCGTGGACTTCGCCAACGTGCAG GAGCAGGCCTCGTGGGTGTGCCGCTGCGAGGACCGCGTGGTGCAGCGGCTGGAGCAGGACTTCAAGGTGACGCTGCAGCAGCAGAACTCGCTGGAGCAGTGGGCGGCCTGGCTGGACGGCGTGGTGAGCCAGGTGCTCAAGCCCTACCAGGGCAGCGCCGGCTTCCCCAAGGCCGCCAAGCTCTTCCTCCTCAAGTGGTCCTTCTACAG CTCCATGGTGATCCGGGACCTGACCCTGCGCAGCGCCGCCAGCTTCGGTTCCTTCCACCTCATCCGGCTGCTCTACGACGAGTACATGTACTACCTGATAGAGCACCGCGTAGCCCAGGCTAAGGGCGAGACCCCCATCGCCGTCATGGGCGAG tTCGCCAATCTGGCCACCTCTCTGAACCCCCTGGACCCCGACAAAG acgaggaggaggaagaggaggaggagagcgaGGACGAGCTGCCGCAGGACATCTCACTGGCGGCTGGCGGCGAGTCACCCGCACTGGGCCCAGAGACCCTGGAGCCGCCGGCCAAGCTGGCGCGGACTGACGCGCGCGGCCTCTTCGTGCAGGCGCTGCCCTCCAGCTAA